The sequence below is a genomic window from Methanocella sp..
GTGGACGAACACATGGGACTTAGACTCCTGGGTGATCTCGTACCGGCTCAGCCCCGCCTCCCGGGCGGCCTTGAGGATGACGTCGCTCGACTCGGAGAAGAGCAGCGGCACCCGGTTGACGAACCGGTGGACGAACACGCCGGTCACGGGGTCGGGGGAGCCGCCGAAGTCCGCCTCGCAGTTGTAGGCGATGATGACCTCGACCAGGAACGGCTGGCCGCGCATGGCGGACGGCTTACGGGTGACGGCCGAGATGAATTTGGGCCGGAGCCGGTCCACGACGCCCTTGATGAGGATGGCCTCCCCGACCGGGGACAGGCACTCCGGCGAGGGCGGCAGGGTCTCCACGAGCCGCATGGCCTCCACGAGGCCGTTCAGCTCTTTTCTGGTGAATTCCGCGGGCGGCTTGTCCACTTCAATGGAATCCTTGCACTGCCTGATGATGCTCCTCACGGTCTCGGAGCGCACCCGGTCGAACTCGCCCTTAAGAAAATCGTAGAGCCTCTTGTGCTTCGTCCTCGCTGTCATCCTGCTCAGCAGGTCGTAGTCCGCGCCCAGAGGGTGGGGCTTCGTCTCCACGGGCTGTTTCGGGAGCCCGTCGGTCCTCCGCTCGACGTCAAGCCGGTCCTTCTCGTCCACGCCGTCGTAGTGCAGCGCCAGGTGGGGGTTAATGGCCGCCGTGAGCTCCAGGTACTCCATGATGCGCGCCGAGAACATGGCCTCCAGCACCACGCTGACCTCCACGCCCCGCCAGCCGTCAGACTTCTCTTTGTAAGTATTATGGATCTTCGCGGCGTTCTTATTCACGTCTACCGTGAGCTCGTAGACGTGCGTGTTCCGGCCGTCCGTCGAAGACCTCACGACCGTGTGCTCGCCAGTTTTTATCTGCGATATCAGTACGACGGCGGAGACGCCGATGCCCTGCTGCCCCCGCGACTGTTTCCTGACGCCGAACTTGCTGCCGTACAGCAGCTTACCGAACACGGGCGGGATGTTCTTAGGCATTATCCCGGGGCCGTTATCCCTGACCATGAGGCGGTACCGCTTCAGCCGGCCCTTCTCGTCGATGCTCTTCAGGTCGATCCAGACCTCGGGTAAAATGCCCGCCGACTCGCAGGCGTCCAGTGAATTGGTGAGTATCTCGTGGATGGACATCGGTATCATCTTGAGCGAGCTCTCAAAGCCCACTAAGTGGGGGTTCGTGGCGATGAACTCGCTGAAGGATATCTCCTTCATGTCCTTTGCCAGCTCTCTGGCCGTTTTTCTTTCTGCCATATTTATGCCTTTTTTTCGCCTATTTAGTATTATTAACGCTGTGTTAGTGCGCCGTGAAAGTAATATCGGGCCCTTTTGCCCTGATTAGCCCGTATCGTATTTTAATTGATGCAAGCCGGGCAACGGGTTATCTTTCGGGGCGGCCCGTAATATTAATGGGTATTACGCTCCCTACGGTTAAACATGAAGATCGCCGTGTTCACGGACACCTTCTTTCCCCAGGTCAACGGCGTGGTCAACGCCGTCCGGAACTTCGACCGGACGCTGTCGGGCCGGGGCCACGAGGTAAGGGTTTTCACCGAAGGCCGGAAGCCCGGCACCGTCGAGATGGACGGTGCCGAAGTGCACCGCTACCAGGCCTTTACATTTTTACCGTACCCGGAGTTCGAGTCCTCGGTGGACGCCATTCGCCCCATCCGGGACGCCTCCCGCTTCAAGCCGGAGGTCGTCCACGCCCATACGCCTTTTGTCATGGGCTACTGCGCGTGGCGCACCGCCAGGCGCCTGAAAGTGCCGCTCGTGGGCACGTTCCACACTCCCGTGGACGAGTACGTGGTCTACATAGCGAAGCGTTTCACGGCGAGCCGGCACATGCTCCAGGGCATCGCGAAGGCCTACCAGAACTGGTTTTACGGCAATTGCGACGTGGTCATCGTCCCGGCGAGGTCCGCCGCCCGGTACATCGACATAAAAAATAAGCGCGTTGAGGTCGTGTCCAACGGCCTCGACCTGAAAAGGTATGGCAGGGCCGGCAGGGGCGAATTCCGGGAGAGGTTCGGGCTCGGCGACGCGCCGGTCATCCTGCACGGCGGCCGGCTCAGCTTCGAGAAGCGCATCGACGGCGTCATCAGGGCCATGCCACTTGTGCTCGGGGCCATCCCGGACGCGAAGCTGCTCATCGTGGGCAAGGGCCC
It includes:
- a CDS encoding DNA topoisomerase VI subunit B, which translates into the protein MAERKTARELAKDMKEISFSEFIATNPHLVGFESSLKMIPMSIHEILTNSLDACESAGILPEVWIDLKSIDEKGRLKRYRLMVRDNGPGIMPKNIPPVFGKLLYGSKFGVRKQSRGQQGIGVSAVVLISQIKTGEHTVVRSSTDGRNTHVYELTVDVNKNAAKIHNTYKEKSDGWRGVEVSVVLEAMFSARIMEYLELTAAINPHLALHYDGVDEKDRLDVERRTDGLPKQPVETKPHPLGADYDLLSRMTARTKHKRLYDFLKGEFDRVRSETVRSIIRQCKDSIEVDKPPAEFTRKELNGLVEAMRLVETLPPSPECLSPVGEAILIKGVVDRLRPKFISAVTRKPSAMRGQPFLVEVIIAYNCEADFGGSPDPVTGVFVHRFVNRVPLLFSESSDVILKAAREAGLSRYEITQESKSHVFVHVAGVNIPYTSESKEAIKAVDEYYEEIRLALQDCGRKISKHIRQIRRTEESLIKGKKKAVIHSLLLRELNRFAGKKVADLEYAEAFGFDDSLWEVVSQYRLDVWRTAPNKVTEVKDAAVAA
- a CDS encoding glycosyltransferase, encoding MKIAVFTDTFFPQVNGVVNAVRNFDRTLSGRGHEVRVFTEGRKPGTVEMDGAEVHRYQAFTFLPYPEFESSVDAIRPIRDASRFKPEVVHAHTPFVMGYCAWRTARRLKVPLVGTFHTPVDEYVVYIAKRFTASRHMLQGIAKAYQNWFYGNCDVVIVPARSAARYIDIKNKRVEVVSNGLDLKRYGRAGRGEFRERFGLGDAPVILHGGRLSFEKRIDGVIRAMPLVLGAIPDAKLLIVGKGPSRKSLDALVEKLGLQESVVFTGYVGDEDFPKAFAAADVLALNSPVETQSLIVLEAFATGVPVVGADAGAIPDAVVPGENGFLFNTDDTKALAGYLIAVLGDKALRERLGQGALSTASEHSLEKSTDRLLAVYRSAIEKKA